A genomic region of Oceaniferula marina contains the following coding sequences:
- the rpoD gene encoding RNA polymerase sigma factor RpoD, translating into MATKKSAAKKATAKKAPAKKTTAKKSGDKADPSSSSKLDAKKPAAKKTAKKSAPAAKKATSKKAAKKAPKSRIDTPEIQEKIRELIKLAKEQEYLTYDDVNDCLPNDLVDPGDVEAILDRLRKMEFDVIDASEVDSYRDRKKDDTDDPGTKGDQKLDILDDPVRMYLKQMGQVPLLTREQEVEISKRIEDAETAANAELHKFGFVANCYLDLADRLSRGKERFDRIIQDKKIESRERYLRALPKLCEQVRNLHEDNDQIFRKLQAKNPRGKKKLIENFEKNLTSVTRLYNRFYYKQKVVEDFNNEVEEFQKKLWKYERKLNVHPDDKEFETKVREIQQLSWHKAEDFVESRKALRKRTRQAYQAKTEMVEANLRLVISIAKKYTNRGLSFLDLIQEGNMGLMKAVEKFEYRRGYKFSTYATWWIRQAITRSIADQARTIRIPVHMIETINKLMRVQKQLVQEYGREPSPDEIAEEIHLPVERVRTVLKMAQQPISLQAPVGDSDDTSFGDFIEDKAAENPMEEAGFAMLKEKIGDVLDTLTEREREVLEQRFGLKDGYSRTLEEVGRQFQVTRERIRQIEAKALRKMRHPTRIRKLEGFIELPNLP; encoded by the coding sequence ATGGCAACCAAAAAATCAGCCGCTAAAAAAGCGACGGCTAAGAAGGCTCCAGCCAAAAAGACCACCGCCAAAAAATCAGGCGACAAGGCAGATCCTTCTTCCTCATCCAAATTAGATGCCAAAAAACCTGCTGCTAAAAAAACAGCTAAAAAATCGGCCCCAGCTGCCAAAAAGGCAACAAGCAAGAAGGCCGCTAAAAAAGCGCCCAAAAGCAGAATCGACACCCCTGAGATTCAGGAAAAAATCCGCGAACTCATCAAGCTGGCCAAGGAGCAGGAATACCTTACCTACGATGACGTCAACGACTGCCTCCCCAACGACCTTGTCGATCCGGGAGACGTCGAAGCCATCCTCGACCGCCTCCGCAAAATGGAGTTTGATGTCATCGATGCCTCGGAAGTCGACTCCTACCGCGACCGCAAAAAAGACGATACCGACGATCCAGGCACCAAGGGTGACCAGAAACTCGACATCCTCGACGATCCGGTCCGTATGTATCTTAAGCAAATGGGACAAGTCCCTCTGCTGACTCGCGAACAGGAAGTGGAAATCTCGAAGCGCATCGAAGATGCCGAAACCGCAGCCAACGCCGAACTACACAAGTTTGGGTTTGTCGCTAACTGCTACCTCGACCTCGCCGACCGACTGAGCCGAGGCAAAGAGCGCTTCGACCGCATCATCCAGGACAAAAAAATCGAAAGCCGCGAGCGCTACTTGCGTGCACTTCCGAAACTTTGCGAACAAGTCCGCAACCTCCACGAGGACAACGACCAGATTTTCCGTAAACTTCAGGCGAAAAACCCACGAGGAAAGAAGAAACTCATCGAAAACTTCGAAAAGAACCTCACCTCCGTCACCCGACTCTATAACCGCTTCTACTATAAGCAAAAAGTCGTCGAGGACTTCAATAACGAGGTCGAAGAATTCCAAAAGAAACTCTGGAAGTATGAGCGCAAGCTCAACGTCCACCCGGATGACAAGGAATTCGAAACCAAGGTGCGTGAAATCCAGCAACTCTCATGGCACAAGGCCGAGGACTTTGTCGAGTCCCGCAAAGCACTGCGCAAGCGCACCCGCCAGGCCTATCAGGCGAAAACCGAAATGGTCGAGGCCAACCTCCGCTTGGTCATCTCCATCGCCAAGAAATACACCAACCGTGGACTTTCATTCCTCGACCTGATCCAGGAAGGCAACATGGGCCTGATGAAGGCCGTGGAAAAATTTGAATACCGCCGCGGATATAAGTTCTCCACCTATGCAACCTGGTGGATCCGTCAGGCGATCACCCGCTCGATTGCCGACCAGGCACGGACGATCCGTATTCCGGTGCACATGATCGAAACCATCAACAAGCTGATGCGTGTGCAGAAACAACTCGTTCAGGAATACGGCCGCGAACCCAGCCCGGATGAGATTGCCGAGGAAATCCATCTGCCCGTTGAGCGTGTGCGCACCGTGCTGAAGATGGCCCAACAGCCGATCTCACTGCAAGCACCGGTTGGTGACTCCGACGATACATCCTTCGGTGATTTCATTGAGGACAAAGCGGCTGAAAACCCAATGGAAGAAGCAGGCTTCGCTATGCTTAAAGAAAAAATCGGCGATGTGCTCGACACCTTGACTGAGCGTGAGCGTGAAGTGCTCGAACAACGCTTCGGCCTGAAAGACGGCTATTCCCGCACTCTCGAAGAGGTGGGCCGCCAGTTCCAGGTGACTCGCGAACGCATCCGGCAAATCGAGGCCAAGGCACTGCGAAAAATGCGTCACCCAACGCGTATCCGCAAACTGGAAGGATTCATCGAACTGCCAAACCTTCCCTAA